A window of the Ammoniphilus oxalaticus genome harbors these coding sequences:
- a CDS encoding cyclase family protein yields the protein MYKIYDVSMSIFEGMTVYKNKAEKQPRFERSTNNYVSETKIQLDVHCGTHVDAPLHMVPEGETIESIALENLVGPCRVLDFTDVTGAISREHLEQHQPRQDEFILLKTSNSYQEAFNPDFIYLAEDGAHYLADQKVSGVGIDSLGVERSQPGHPTHKTLFQHEIIIIEGLRLKDVPEGRYFMVATPLKLIGTDASPARVILIEGTLPLDK from the coding sequence ATGTATAAAATCTACGATGTTTCGATGTCTATCTTCGAAGGAATGACCGTCTATAAAAATAAAGCGGAAAAGCAGCCCCGTTTTGAACGGAGCACGAATAACTATGTCAGCGAAACGAAAATTCAGCTCGATGTTCATTGCGGAACTCATGTAGACGCGCCGCTGCATATGGTTCCCGAAGGGGAAACGATTGAAAGTATCGCGCTTGAGAATTTAGTCGGTCCATGTAGAGTGCTTGACTTTACCGACGTAACAGGAGCTATTTCCCGAGAACACCTCGAGCAACACCAACCGCGCCAAGATGAATTTATTTTATTAAAGACATCCAATTCCTATCAAGAAGCATTTAACCCCGATTTTATCTATCTTGCGGAAGACGGCGCCCATTATTTAGCCGATCAAAAAGTAAGCGGCGTTGGCATTGATTCATTGGGCGTTGAACGTTCTCAGCCTGGTCACCCTACCCACAAAACATTGTTTCAGCATGAGATTATTATCATCGAAGGGCTTCGCCTAAAAGATGTCCCGGAAGGGCGGTATTTCATGGTCGCGACCCCACTTAAGCTGATTGGAACGGATGCGTCACCCGCCCGCGTCATTTTAATCGAAGGAACACTCCCGCTAGACAAGTAA
- a CDS encoding AAA family ATPase — MYNSSQSSRTRGGKVEIAKHLSHTVKDLIQQRITTASSEFDYLIGTSGYTPPNDEIVIDAVTALALGKNILLKGPTGAGKTKFAETLSALFHQPMHMVNCSVDLDAESLLGWKTLDYQEDRQVIQFVPGPVIQAMKNGHFLYIDEVNMAKPETLPLLNGVLDYRRMITNPFTSEVVSAVDGFGVIAAINEGYIGTVPLNEALKNRFIVIEVPYIHGEQLKNLIQTSANLQDEKMIDLFVRFSADLVFAASQGQVSEEAASIRALLDACDLCAYIPPSRAIKRAIIDKMDEEQERNFIANLTETLF, encoded by the coding sequence ATGTATAATAGTTCCCAAAGCAGCAGAACAAGGGGTGGTAAAGTGGAGATTGCAAAACATTTATCTCATACAGTGAAAGATTTAATTCAACAAAGAATAACGACGGCTTCGTCAGAGTTTGATTATCTGATTGGAACAAGCGGTTATACGCCTCCAAATGATGAGATCGTGATCGATGCGGTTACTGCCTTGGCGTTGGGTAAAAACATATTGTTAAAAGGTCCGACGGGCGCGGGAAAAACGAAATTCGCGGAGACGTTGTCTGCCTTGTTTCATCAGCCGATGCATATGGTCAATTGTTCCGTCGATCTAGACGCGGAAAGTTTGTTAGGCTGGAAGACGTTAGATTATCAAGAAGATCGTCAAGTGATCCAATTCGTGCCAGGCCCTGTTATTCAAGCAATGAAGAATGGGCATTTTTTATATATAGATGAAGTGAATATGGCAAAACCAGAGACGTTGCCCCTCCTAAACGGGGTGTTAGACTATCGGCGAATGATTACGAACCCTTTTACATCTGAAGTCGTGAGCGCAGTCGATGGATTTGGTGTGATTGCGGCGATTAATGAGGGATACATTGGCACGGTTCCGTTGAATGAAGCGTTGAAAAATCGGTTTATCGTGATCGAAGTGCCTTATATTCACGGAGAGCAGCTGAAAAACTTGATTCAAACGAGCGCTAACTTACAAGATGAGAAGATGATTGATTTGTTCGTTCGGTTTTCTGCAGATCTCGTGTTTGCCGCCAGTCAAGGACAAGTTTCGGAAGAAGCGGCCTCGATTCGCGCGCTCCTTGACGCGTGTGATCTATGCGCCTATATACCACCAAGCCGCGCGATCAAACGGGCGATTATTGATAAGATGGATGAAGAACAAGAGCGGAATTTTATTGCGAATTTAACAGAGACACTGTTCTGA
- a CDS encoding Cof-type HAD-IIB family hydrolase: MSQWQLVALDLDGTLLDPAGTISSENRKWIKIAQQSGLEVTIATGRPLRMMKSFLDLLEIRAPYVVANGSEVWAPPNQLLERHLFETKDIEYLLQLAKEYGTHFWSSVVDHVFETGQFPDDAGRYQWLKFGYQSSDQKIMKEIWDRLHARGNLEVSSSDPTNIEVNPYGVTKATGLQTVCDQLGIQAERVVTIGDGLNDISMMRWSGMAIAMENARHQVKAVADRQTVHHAKDGVAAALRALLRD, encoded by the coding sequence ATGAGTCAATGGCAACTGGTTGCCTTAGATTTGGACGGGACCTTGCTTGACCCTGCGGGAACGATTTCGAGCGAGAATAGAAAATGGATTAAGATTGCTCAGCAATCAGGACTCGAAGTTACGATCGCGACAGGACGCCCATTAAGAATGATGAAATCTTTTTTGGATCTGTTGGAAATTAGGGCGCCTTATGTCGTCGCCAATGGCAGCGAAGTTTGGGCGCCGCCTAACCAACTGTTGGAACGTCATCTGTTTGAAACGAAGGATATCGAGTACCTGTTACAATTAGCTAAAGAATATGGGACTCACTTTTGGAGCTCTGTTGTCGATCATGTGTTTGAAACGGGCCAGTTCCCAGATGATGCGGGTCGATATCAATGGTTAAAGTTTGGTTACCAAAGCTCTGATCAAAAGATAATGAAAGAAATTTGGGATCGTCTGCATGCGCGCGGTAATTTAGAAGTGAGTAGCTCTGATCCGACCAACATTGAGGTTAATCCGTATGGGGTGACAAAGGCGACGGGGTTGCAAACAGTTTGCGATCAATTAGGCATCCAAGCGGAGCGCGTAGTCACGATTGGAGACGGGTTAAATGATATATCGATGATGCGTTGGTCGGGGATGGCGATCGCGATGGAAAATGCGCGGCATCAGGTAAAAGCGGTTGCTGATCGGCAAACGGTTCACCATGCAAAGGATGGGGTAGCCGCGGCGTTACGCGCATTATTACGGGACTAA
- a CDS encoding vWA domain-containing protein, producing MKYIVLDDKKVDTALFLQLQDLACVLSRTEDLKFKFDFGHYVDLRHRVITASRFWDRLPQQQMEAGLKTDLYLRAIGTIQHTDYASFQTMHRFLAQTHLRRFGAALFTLLEDLRLEEHCKRDRPGTAKLFQARRDEYYRYFESQLAVNQNRGFGLDALFCLIYLTLYSAMPMLSRQAQSEQAIQLEWISPYLYESFDTQHTRDVTLLVEKIISYLLPYYERDCVNEYFVAPFSGFDVTDPGVTIDDLKRKRSLENEDLLDRPSRGEEAEREKMPMWHREQKADQQNQSFLSFEMESGTKIPLLGGSARETETGDQVLASVQGKASAASGNEDTEQQLQQELDSQGNSKREPYGRENRDVALFFKVARKPTEAEQTAYQEMSREVERHIRSLAKTVEKTIEHKRTDPLGELMLGRLSKRLLPLVFEPIPRVFYKKRNESRTVDATFTLLVDCSASMHNKMTDTKKGITMFHEVLKKLRIPHAIIGFWEDGSGVKKGYQPNYFHMIQQFEQSIYVQSGAEIMQLEPQEDNRDGLSVRVAARQLQKRQEKHRFLLVFSDGEPAADGYHQNGIVDTKEAVLEARKQGIEVIGLFLSDGIVSEVDQKTMRNIYDKEHLVIPAIEQLPQQFAALLKRLLLKSI from the coding sequence ATGAAATACATTGTACTTGATGATAAAAAAGTGGACACAGCTCTGTTTTTACAGTTGCAGGATTTAGCCTGTGTGTTGTCGCGGACCGAAGATTTAAAATTTAAATTCGATTTCGGTCATTATGTAGATTTACGTCACCGTGTCATTACTGCGAGTCGTTTCTGGGATCGTTTACCGCAACAACAAATGGAAGCTGGGTTGAAAACAGACCTCTATCTTAGAGCGATCGGAACGATACAACATACAGATTATGCTTCGTTTCAAACAATGCATCGCTTTTTAGCTCAGACCCATTTAAGAAGATTTGGCGCCGCTCTGTTTACGTTATTGGAGGATCTCAGATTAGAGGAGCATTGTAAGCGTGATCGCCCAGGGACAGCGAAGCTATTTCAAGCGCGCAGAGACGAATATTATCGTTATTTTGAAAGTCAGTTGGCCGTCAATCAAAACCGTGGTTTTGGATTAGACGCGCTGTTTTGTCTAATATATTTGACGTTATATAGCGCAATGCCGATGTTGTCGCGTCAAGCCCAGTCAGAACAGGCTATCCAGCTTGAATGGATCAGCCCGTATCTTTATGAGAGTTTCGATACCCAACATACGCGGGACGTTACTTTGCTTGTTGAAAAGATTATCTCATACTTGTTGCCATATTATGAGCGGGATTGCGTCAATGAATATTTTGTTGCCCCGTTCAGTGGATTTGACGTAACAGACCCGGGCGTGACAATTGACGATTTAAAACGCAAGCGTTCGCTTGAAAATGAGGATCTGCTTGATCGCCCTTCAAGAGGAGAAGAAGCGGAGAGGGAAAAGATGCCAATGTGGCACCGTGAACAGAAAGCGGATCAACAAAATCAATCATTTCTATCTTTTGAAATGGAAAGCGGAACGAAAATTCCTTTATTAGGGGGAAGCGCGCGGGAGACAGAAACGGGAGATCAAGTATTGGCGTCGGTCCAAGGGAAAGCGAGCGCGGCCTCAGGAAACGAGGATACTGAACAACAATTGCAACAAGAGTTGGATTCACAAGGAAACAGCAAGCGTGAACCGTATGGACGCGAAAATAGAGATGTGGCTCTTTTCTTTAAAGTGGCTCGGAAACCAACTGAAGCGGAGCAAACGGCTTATCAAGAAATGTCGCGTGAAGTGGAACGACATATCCGAAGCTTAGCGAAAACGGTGGAAAAAACGATTGAACATAAGAGAACAGATCCTCTTGGGGAATTGATGTTAGGCAGGCTCTCCAAAAGATTGCTTCCGCTCGTATTTGAACCGATCCCGCGCGTCTTTTACAAAAAGCGTAATGAATCGCGAACAGTGGATGCCACGTTTACTTTGTTAGTGGATTGTTCCGCTTCCATGCATAACAAAATGACGGATACAAAAAAAGGGATTACCATGTTTCATGAGGTATTAAAAAAATTGCGCATTCCGCATGCGATTATCGGTTTTTGGGAAGATGGCAGCGGTGTAAAAAAAGGTTATCAGCCAAATTACTTTCACATGATTCAACAATTTGAACAATCAATTTACGTTCAAAGCGGCGCGGAAATTATGCAGTTGGAACCGCAAGAGGACAACCGCGACGGACTGAGTGTCCGCGTGGCCGCGCGGCAGTTGCAAAAAAGACAAGAAAAACATCGGTTTTTGCTCGTTTTTTCAGATGGGGAACCGGCGGCTGACGGCTATCATCAAAACGGGATCGTGGACACAAAAGAGGCAGTGCTGGAGGCAAGGAAACAAGGAATTGAAGTGATCGGTCTATTTTTATCGGATGGAATTGTTTCGGAAGTAGATCAGAAAACAATGCGTAATATTTACGATAAAGAGCATCTTGTCATTCCCGCGATTGAGCAATTACCGCAACAGTTTGCCGCGTTATTAAAACGACTGTTGTTGAAAAGCATCTAA
- the thiE gene encoding thiamine phosphate synthase — protein sequence MINWNVYLVMDLKGHRERSAYEIAAEAIAGGAEVVQIREKELSRPQFIELARPIRQLCKEQGVTFIVNDYLDLAIELDADGLHVGQDDLAGNEARKSLGNDKLIGISASSIKEAEIALANGADYLGVGSIYATATKADAGAAVTPALIEDVRKITTLPIVGIGGIKHGNAAPVIVAGGNAVAVVSAICNADNPMEATQRLKQEVTQAKQPTR from the coding sequence ATGATTAACTGGAACGTGTACCTTGTGATGGACCTGAAGGGGCATCGCGAACGAAGCGCTTATGAGATTGCCGCGGAGGCGATCGCAGGTGGCGCGGAAGTGGTGCAAATTCGCGAAAAAGAGCTGTCTCGCCCGCAATTTATAGAGCTGGCAAGACCTATTCGGCAACTATGCAAGGAACAAGGGGTTACATTTATTGTCAATGACTACCTAGATTTGGCGATCGAATTGGACGCGGATGGTCTGCACGTTGGTCAAGATGACTTAGCCGGTAATGAGGCGAGAAAAAGTTTAGGCAACGATAAACTGATCGGAATCTCCGCCTCTAGCATCAAAGAAGCAGAGATTGCGCTCGCAAATGGGGCTGATTATTTAGGCGTTGGCTCAATCTATGCTACAGCGACAAAAGCGGACGCAGGCGCGGCGGTAACACCTGCGCTCATTGAAGATGTTAGAAAGATAACAACCCTCCCTATCGTTGGCATTGGCGGGATCAAGCATGGCAACGCGGCGCCCGTTATTGTTGCTGGCGGCAATGCTGTCGCGGTCGTATCCGCGATTTGTAATGCGGACAATCCAATGGAAGCGACGCAACGATTGAAACAAGAAGTGACGCAAGCCAAACAACCAACACGGTAG
- the thiD gene encoding bifunctional hydroxymethylpyrimidine kinase/phosphomethylpyrimidine kinase, with amino-acid sequence MIARALTIAGSDSGGGAGIQADLKTFTVRNVFGMSALTAITAQNTLGVEDIHPIPLEMIEKQIEMVITDLGVDAVKTGMMGTAPVIELVARKLKEHSVKQLVVDPVMIAKGGAKLLENDAAHALVTELIPLATIITPNIPEAEVILERKIQTVADMTEAAKALVELGAKAAIVKGGHFEGDPTDILYDGTEIYTFPGKRIETRHTHGTGCTFAACITAELAKGNSLVESVETAKAYITAAIKEELGLGQGHGPTNHWAYQGEQS; translated from the coding sequence ATGATTGCAAGAGCATTGACAATTGCGGGTTCTGACAGCGGCGGGGGAGCTGGGATTCAAGCGGATCTGAAAACCTTTACAGTTAGAAATGTATTTGGGATGAGCGCCTTGACTGCGATTACCGCCCAAAATACGCTTGGGGTAGAGGATATTCACCCGATTCCTTTAGAAATGATAGAGAAACAAATTGAAATGGTGATTACGGATCTCGGTGTTGACGCTGTTAAGACAGGTATGATGGGGACGGCTCCCGTGATTGAGCTTGTCGCTCGAAAATTAAAGGAACATTCCGTAAAACAGTTGGTTGTTGACCCTGTAATGATTGCGAAGGGCGGCGCGAAATTGTTAGAAAATGATGCGGCTCATGCGCTGGTCACCGAATTGATTCCGCTAGCGACGATTATAACGCCGAATATTCCAGAGGCCGAAGTCATCTTGGAGCGAAAGATTCAGACCGTTGCTGATATGACGGAAGCGGCAAAAGCGCTTGTTGAACTTGGGGCAAAAGCGGCGATTGTCAAGGGGGGGCATTTCGAAGGGGATCCGACCGATATTTTATATGATGGAACAGAAATTTATACGTTCCCAGGAAAACGAATTGAAACAAGACACACGCACGGGACAGGCTGTACCTTTGCCGCTTGCATTACTGCGGAATTAGCGAAAGGAAATTCCCTCGTGGAGAGCGTCGAAACAGCGAAAGCGTACATTACGGCCGCGATTAAAGAGGAATTAGGATTAGGACAAGGGCATGGGCCGACAAACCATTGGGCTTACCAAGGTGAGCAATCATGA
- the argJ gene encoding bifunctional ornithine acetyltransferase/N-acetylglutamate synthase produces the protein MMKIVEGSIAKPKGFLATGLHCGIKESADSLDLGVVISEQPAVSAAVYTTNLFQAAPLHVTKQSIEKNEGKLQAVIVNSGNANACTGDRGWNDAQAMQQAVGEAFSIPTEMVGVASTGVIGEYLPMDKIQAGIRQLPPHVSEQSGPLFSKAILTTDLVEKTICVELSIDGQTITIAGAAKGSGMIHPNMATMLSFITTDAAIEPVFLQQILKKATDESFNMITVDGDTSTNDMVVVLANGLASNVMLTEQHPQAEAFYEALCFVMQDLAKKIARDGEGATKLIEVEVRQAPSIEAARQIAKSVIGSSLVKTAVYGADANWGRIICAVGYSGAQINPDLVDVLLGEIQVVKASFPVPFDEGLAKDYLEQENVKIVIDLHSGIEGAVAWGCDLTYDYVKINASYRT, from the coding sequence ATGATGAAGATCGTGGAAGGAAGTATTGCAAAGCCCAAAGGTTTTTTAGCAACTGGATTACATTGCGGCATTAAAGAGAGCGCTGATTCTTTAGATTTAGGTGTCGTGATTAGCGAGCAACCGGCTGTTTCCGCCGCTGTTTATACGACGAACTTGTTTCAAGCGGCTCCTTTACATGTTACCAAACAGTCTATTGAGAAAAACGAAGGAAAGTTGCAAGCTGTCATTGTAAACAGTGGGAATGCGAACGCTTGTACGGGGGATCGCGGCTGGAATGACGCGCAAGCGATGCAACAAGCGGTAGGAGAAGCTTTTTCAATCCCAACAGAAATGGTTGGCGTTGCTTCAACGGGTGTGATTGGAGAATATTTACCGATGGATAAGATCCAGGCTGGAATTCGCCAATTACCGCCTCATGTGTCGGAACAGAGTGGACCGCTTTTTTCTAAAGCGATTTTAACGACAGACTTAGTTGAAAAAACAATTTGCGTGGAATTATCAATTGATGGTCAAACGATCACAATCGCCGGAGCAGCGAAAGGTTCAGGGATGATTCATCCGAATATGGCGACCATGCTATCTTTTATTACAACGGATGCGGCAATTGAGCCTGTCTTTTTGCAACAAATATTAAAAAAAGCGACAGATGAGAGCTTTAATATGATTACAGTCGATGGAGATACGAGCACAAACGATATGGTTGTCGTGTTAGCAAACGGACTTGCGTCTAATGTGATGTTGACCGAGCAACACCCTCAAGCGGAAGCGTTCTATGAAGCCCTATGTTTTGTGATGCAAGATCTAGCGAAGAAAATCGCCCGTGATGGCGAGGGCGCGACAAAGTTAATCGAAGTTGAAGTGAGGCAAGCTCCTTCTATTGAAGCAGCTAGGCAAATTGCCAAGTCTGTGATCGGCTCCAGTTTAGTGAAGACGGCCGTGTATGGCGCGGACGCCAATTGGGGTCGAATCATCTGCGCGGTTGGCTATAGCGGGGCCCAGATTAATCCCGATCTTGTCGACGTTTTACTCGGTGAGATTCAAGTGGTTAAAGCGAGTTTTCCTGTTCCGTTTGATGAAGGATTAGCTAAAGATTACCTTGAACAAGAAAATGTAAAAATCGTGATTGATTTACATAGCGGGATTGAAGGGGCGGTTGCCTGGGGATGTGATTTAACATACGACTATGTAAAAATTAATGCGAGTTATCGCACATAA
- a CDS encoding DUF1653 domain-containing protein: protein MVNSIEKPEAGDVFQSYKGNLYMIVGRAIHTETTEEMVIYKSDGEVVFVRPLSMFIGSVELDGKKVPRYRKVWDRSGHSL, encoded by the coding sequence ATGGTAAACAGTATCGAGAAGCCGGAAGCAGGAGATGTCTTTCAAAGTTACAAAGGCAATTTATATATGATTGTCGGCCGAGCGATCCATACGGAAACAACTGAAGAAATGGTCATCTACAAAAGTGATGGCGAAGTCGTCTTTGTTCGACCTTTATCGATGTTCATTGGTTCAGTTGAACTCGACGGGAAGAAGGTCCCTCGTTATCGAAAAGTGTGGGACCGCAGCGGGCATTCGCTCTAA
- a CDS encoding MBL fold metallo-hydrolase, whose amino-acid sequence MERIRFANLDQVSNMKTWDHFVRWQQSRRTLAKDYSFVIGHHDRIDLQFLYMNRERPTVTWIGHSTFLIQLGGLNIVTDPVWSNRMGMHLRLTPPGIPIQGMPEIDVVLISHSHYDHLHFKSIRALRGNPLFLVPAGLGVKFKNKGFSRVQEFNWWEGQLVKETYFSFVPTQHWSKRTPWDTNRSLWGGWAIDDNLFGRSVYFMGDSGYFSGFHEIGNRHEIDLALVPIGAYEPEWFMGRQHVSPEEAVQAFIDLRGKTFVPMHFNTFKLADDTPQEALLRLRAEWRRRNLCESKLKVLRLGEILTLH is encoded by the coding sequence ATGGAAAGAATACGCTTTGCAAATCTAGACCAAGTTTCCAATATGAAAACATGGGATCATTTCGTTCGCTGGCAACAGTCAAGACGGACCTTGGCAAAAGATTATTCGTTCGTGATCGGTCATCATGATCGAATTGATCTTCAATTTCTATATATGAATCGTGAAAGGCCAACGGTAACATGGATTGGTCATTCTACTTTTTTAATTCAATTAGGCGGATTAAACATCGTCACAGATCCTGTCTGGTCGAATCGGATGGGCATGCATCTTCGTCTTACTCCGCCTGGGATACCCATTCAAGGCATGCCTGAAATTGATGTTGTGCTCATTTCGCACAGTCATTATGATCACCTTCATTTTAAATCGATTCGGGCATTGCGCGGAAACCCGCTTTTTTTAGTGCCAGCTGGCCTGGGCGTGAAATTTAAGAATAAAGGATTCTCGCGCGTGCAAGAATTCAATTGGTGGGAAGGCCAGCTTGTAAAAGAGACTTATTTTTCATTTGTGCCAACTCAACATTGGTCGAAAAGAACACCGTGGGATACGAATCGTTCGCTATGGGGCGGATGGGCGATCGATGACAATCTATTCGGGCGATCGGTTTATTTCATGGGGGATAGCGGCTATTTTTCCGGATTTCATGAAATCGGAAATCGCCATGAGATTGACCTCGCTTTGGTCCCAATTGGCGCGTATGAACCTGAGTGGTTTATGGGTCGACAACATGTCTCTCCGGAGGAAGCGGTGCAGGCTTTTATCGATTTAAGGGGTAAAACGTTTGTGCCGATGCATTTTAATACGTTTAAACTAGCCGACGATACGCCGCAGGAAGCATTACTTCGGTTGCGGGCAGAGTGGCGACGGAGGAATTTGTGTGAATCTAAACTTAAAGTACTTAGATTAGGCGAAATCCTAACGTTGCATTAA
- a CDS encoding cytochrome c biogenesis protein CcdC codes for MNIFTVIATIGSILMAFIVLTIRLRRANRPTSMKQIILPPLFMSTGSMMFLYPPTRVDAIFALESLFMGMILSIPLILTSKFELRGDQIFMKRSKAFAFILIGLLLVRLAAKVYVGEHVSLFETGGLFYLLAVGMIFPWRIAMAFRYRQLQRSLTEKAA; via the coding sequence TTGAACATTTTTACTGTCATTGCTACGATAGGCAGTATTCTTATGGCCTTTATTGTTTTAACGATTCGATTGCGAAGAGCGAATAGACCGACCTCAATGAAGCAAATCATACTACCGCCTCTATTTATGAGCACGGGTTCGATGATGTTCCTCTATCCACCAACGAGAGTCGACGCAATCTTTGCCCTAGAATCACTTTTTATGGGAATGATCCTCTCGATACCGCTTATTCTAACCTCTAAGTTTGAATTAAGAGGCGATCAAATTTTTATGAAACGTTCCAAAGCTTTTGCATTTATTCTGATCGGATTGTTGCTCGTTCGTCTCGCTGCAAAAGTGTATGTTGGTGAACATGTCTCCCTCTTCGAAACGGGAGGGTTGTTCTACCTACTTGCTGTCGGTATGATTTTTCCTTGGAGAATTGCAATGGCTTTTCGTTATAGACAACTGCAACGCTCATTAACTGAAAAAGCAGCCTGA